In one Methanobrevibacter arboriphilus genomic region, the following are encoded:
- the argB gene encoding acetylglutamate kinase, with product MSEELNNKPNKANLLIEALPYIKEFHHKKIMIKYGGHAMIDEEAMNSTSRDTVLLKYVGMEPIVVHGGGPEITRSMNKMGKEPRFIKGLRITDEETMDIVTMVLVGKISTEIVSKIGIHGGKASGISGKDSQLIVASKKAPHRITDEETGEEHEIDLGLVGQIDSLNTEIVQMFTDNDYIPVISPIGVDDNGNTLNLNADTVAGEVASKMNSEKLIILTDVPGVLKDPNDPKSLIKKIKVDEVDDLIKDGTISGGMIPKIETCVKAIEGGVKSAHIIDGRVKHSLLLEIFTTKGIGTMITL from the coding sequence ATGTCAGAGGAACTGAATAATAAACCAAATAAGGCGAATCTTCTTATTGAAGCATTACCTTATATAAAAGAATTTCATCATAAAAAAATCATGATAAAGTATGGTGGTCATGCTATGATCGATGAAGAAGCTATGAACTCTACATCTAGAGATACAGTTTTACTTAAATATGTAGGCATGGAACCAATTGTTGTTCATGGTGGAGGTCCTGAAATTACTCGTTCTATGAATAAAATGGGTAAAGAGCCTAGATTTATTAAGGGGCTTCGTATTACTGATGAAGAGACTATGGATATTGTCACAATGGTTTTAGTTGGTAAAATTAGTACCGAAATTGTTTCTAAAATTGGTATTCATGGTGGAAAAGCTTCTGGTATTTCAGGAAAAGATAGTCAATTAATTGTAGCTTCTAAAAAAGCTCCTCATAGAATAACAGATGAAGAAACAGGTGAGGAACATGAAATTGATTTAGGTCTAGTTGGTCAAATTGACTCTTTAAATACTGAAATTGTACAAATGTTCACTGATAATGATTATATTCCAGTCATATCTCCTATTGGTGTAGATGATAATGGAAATACATTAAATCTTAATGCAGATACTGTTGCTGGAGAAGTAGCTAGTAAAATGAACTCTGAAAAATTAATAATTTTAACCGATGTTCCAGGTGTACTTAAAGATCCTAATGATCCTAAATCATTAATTAAAAAGATTAAAGTAGATGAAGTTGATGATTTAATTAAGGATGGAACTATAAGTGGAGGTATGATTCCTAAGATAGAAACTTGTGTTAAGGCTATTGAAGGAGGAGTAAAATCTGCTCATATTATAGATGGTAGAGTTAAACATTCTCTACTTCTTGAAATATTTACTACAAAAGGTATTGGAACTATGATTACATTGTAG
- the aksF gene encoding homoisocitrate dehydrogenase has translation MKKVTTIAGDGVGKEVMEAGLTILESLDLNYDFIESKAGFECFQNCGTTIPEETIKNAKKSAATLFGAITSTPSEKSPIITLRKELDVFANLRPIKTFEGVNSLFNNIDFLIIRENTEGLYSQIESFEKEEENKKNSKITKTIAKRVITKNASTKICEFAYKTAIKNNRKKITCVHKENILKKTDGIFKESFYKVAEKYSAKHPDIKANDYYIDATAMYLITKPQEFDIIVTSNLYGDILSDEGAGLVGGLGLSPSANIGDKNGLFEPVHGSAPDIEGKGLANPIAMILSISMMLEFLKEDFYSKQINKAVENVLKSKKIATPDLGGNSKTSDVTMAIKKELESII, from the coding sequence ATGAAAAAGGTAACAACTATAGCTGGGGATGGAGTAGGAAAAGAAGTTATGGAAGCAGGTTTAACTATTTTAGAATCTTTAGACTTAAATTATGATTTTATCGAATCAAAAGCTGGATTTGAATGTTTTCAAAACTGTGGTACAACAATACCTGAAGAAACTATAAAAAATGCTAAAAAAAGTGCAGCTACTTTATTTGGAGCTATTACTTCTACACCAAGTGAAAAAAGCCCAATTATAACGCTTAGAAAAGAACTCGATGTATTTGCTAATTTAAGACCTATAAAAACATTTGAAGGAGTAAATTCACTATTTAATAATATTGATTTTTTAATAATTAGGGAAAATACAGAAGGCTTATACTCTCAAATAGAGTCTTTTGAAAAAGAGGAAGAAAATAAAAAAAATAGTAAAATCACAAAAACAATAGCTAAACGAGTGATAACTAAAAATGCAAGTACAAAAATATGTGAATTTGCATATAAAACAGCGATAAAAAACAATAGAAAAAAAATTACTTGTGTTCATAAAGAAAATATACTAAAAAAAACTGATGGTATATTTAAAGAATCATTTTACAAAGTAGCAGAAAAATATTCAGCAAAACACCCTGATATAAAAGCTAATGATTATTATATAGATGCAACTGCAATGTATTTAATAACAAAACCACAAGAATTTGATATAATAGTAACAAGTAACCTTTATGGAGACATATTATCTGATGAAGGAGCAGGATTAGTTGGTGGTCTTGGACTATCACCTTCAGCCAATATAGGAGATAAAAATGGTTTATTTGAACCAGTTCATGGCTCTGCCCCAGATATTGAAGGAAAAGGATTAGCTAACCCAATAGCCATGATACTATCTATAAGTATGATGTTAGAATTTTTAAAAGAAGATTTTTATTCTAAACAAATTAATAAAGCTGTTGAAAATGTTTTAAAATCAAAAAAAATAGCTACTCCTGATTTAGGAGGAAATTCAAAAACATCTGATGTTACTATGGCTATTAAAAAAGAATTGGAAAGTATAATTTAA
- a CDS encoding HEAT repeat domain-containing protein: MEKTIKQLIEDLNDDDEFVQEEALGILEFRSEESLDPLIEALSTKGTNKNIKMSSAKLLGVISDEKAIDPLIATLKDNNKLVRREASTALSRMGDKAVDPLIAILDDEDWRVRGAAAWALGKIGDKNAIDPLKSLLDDDSGFVRTGAKFALDNIEE, translated from the coding sequence ATGGAAAAAACTATAAAACAACTTATTGAGGATTTGAATGATGATGATGAATTTGTTCAAGAAGAAGCACTTGGAATTCTTGAATTTAGATCTGAAGAGTCTCTTGATCCTCTTATTGAAGCTTTATCTACTAAAGGTACAAATAAAAATATAAAAATGTCTTCTGCAAAACTATTGGGTGTTATAAGTGATGAAAAAGCTATTGATCCACTTATAGCTACTTTAAAAGATAATAATAAGCTTGTTAGAAGAGAAGCTTCAACTGCACTAAGTCGTATGGGTGATAAAGCTGTTGATCCTTTGATAGCTATTCTTGATGATGAAGATTGGAGAGTTAGAGGGGCTGCTGCATGGGCTTTAGGCAAAATAGGAGATAAAAATGCTATTGATCCTTTGAAATCACTCCTTGATGATGATAGTGGATTTGTAAGAACTGGTGCTAAGTTTGCTTTAGATAATATCGAAGAGTAA
- the pdxT gene encoding pyridoxal 5'-phosphate synthase glutaminase subunit PdxT: MIKIGVLNLQGAVSEHVEMTLKAIENMGKNNEIVTEVVRYANEVAECNGIIISGGESTVIGKLIKERGIDKVIIENKIPVFGTCAGMVLLSKKTDYDQDILGIMDIEVKRNSFGRQRDSFENEINIFNYSYPGVFIRAPSVSSILNGNKNESSNIKNQVQILSVLDSNIIAVKQGNNIAMSFHPELTDDTRLHEYYLNQILELNNDN, encoded by the coding sequence ATGATTAAAATAGGAGTATTGAATCTACAAGGTGCAGTTAGTGAACATGTTGAAATGACATTGAAAGCTATTGAAAACATGGGTAAAAATAATGAAATTGTAACTGAAGTAGTTAGATATGCTAATGAAGTAGCAGAATGTAATGGAATTATAATTTCTGGAGGAGAAAGTACAGTTATTGGTAAGCTTATTAAAGAAAGAGGAATTGATAAAGTAATCATTGAAAATAAGATTCCTGTATTTGGAACTTGTGCTGGTATGGTTCTTCTTTCTAAAAAAACAGACTATGATCAGGATATTCTTGGTATTATGGACATTGAAGTTAAAAGAAATTCTTTTGGAAGACAAAGAGATTCTTTTGAGAATGAAATTAATATCTTCAATTATTCTTATCCTGGAGTTTTTATAAGAGCTCCTTCTGTTTCGAGTATTCTTAATGGAAATAAAAATGAGAGTTCTAATATTAAAAATCAGGTTCAAATACTTTCTGTCCTTGATTCAAATATCATAGCTGTTAAACAAGGAAATAACATAGCTATGTCTTTCCATCCTGAATTAACAGATGATACAAGATTACATGAGTATTATCTGAATCAGATTTTAGAGTTAAATAATGATAATTAA
- a CDS encoding glutamine amidotransferase, whose protein sequence is MCGIAGIVYKDKKLHNVGADMTKMLHALQHRGPDSAGFAIYGGMGLEDNEYILNIQVADKKGLLHTVQDAINVKTPIKEDEIIPSVEDSFIYKCKIALDDFHDLKPLITSIDNIGSGNKGINGYSVANADNDVIVLNGSHSFQMIKDVGSVYEIAERYDTRDVKGTHAIGHTRFSTESNVDRYHAHPFQTYIVKDITVVHNGQITNYWKVRDPLERKGHKFETNNDTECLVHYIADKLDTGYSLEEALEQSVEDMDGPFSYIIGTPNGIGIAKDKLGLRPGIMAENDDVFAIASEEIALHEVMDTQEVEQISPGEVRVYEI, encoded by the coding sequence ATGTGTGGGATAGCCGGAATTGTTTATAAAGATAAAAAATTACATAATGTTGGAGCTGATATGACTAAAATGTTACATGCTCTTCAGCACAGAGGACCAGATTCTGCAGGTTTTGCAATCTATGGTGGAATGGGTCTTGAAGATAACGAATATATATTAAATATACAAGTAGCTGATAAAAAAGGTTTACTTCATACTGTTCAAGATGCTATTAATGTTAAAACTCCTATTAAAGAAGATGAAATCATACCTTCTGTTGAGGATTCTTTTATTTACAAATGTAAAATAGCCCTTGATGATTTTCATGATTTAAAACCTTTAATCACTAGTATTGATAATATTGGATCTGGTAATAAGGGTATTAATGGTTATTCTGTTGCTAATGCAGATAATGATGTGATAGTATTAAATGGAAGTCATTCTTTCCAAATGATAAAAGATGTTGGGTCTGTTTATGAGATTGCAGAGCGTTATGATACTCGTGATGTAAAAGGGACACATGCGATTGGTCACACTAGGTTTTCTACTGAAAGTAATGTTGATAGGTATCATGCTCACCCATTTCAGACTTATATTGTAAAAGATATTACTGTTGTTCATAATGGTCAAATTACGAATTATTGGAAAGTTAGAGATCCTTTAGAGAGAAAAGGTCATAAATTTGAAACTAATAATGATACTGAATGTCTTGTTCATTATATAGCCGATAAATTAGATACTGGTTATTCTCTTGAAGAAGCTTTAGAACAATCTGTTGAAGATATGGATGGTCCTTTTTCTTATATTATTGGAACTCCTAATGGTATTGGAATAGCTAAAGATAAATTAGGTTTACGTCCTGGAATAATGGCTGAAAATGATGATGTTTTTGCTATTGCTTCTGAAGAAATAGCTCTCCATGAAGTTATGGATACTCAAGAAGTTGAACAGATTTCTCCTGGGGAAGTTAGGGTTTATGAGATTTAA
- a CDS encoding GXGXG domain-containing protein, with protein MTPREANQKIKGLSTKCNKILIKNPNAMHYLVAGLTEKAYIEVEGSAGYFAGTMLDKAQLIIHGNAGWFVGDNMTGGEIIVDGSAGDGAGQGIYDGTLVVKNSAGSRTGEIMKGGTVVVGGDSGFMTGIFMMGGRIIILGDVGEDAGESIIRGAIYVKGSVESLGQNAKLLNISKEDLDELKTTLSSYDFDLSDEDYKKFRKIVPKSKRPFYGNDEEEDCYCD; from the coding sequence ATGACTCCAAGGGAAGCTAATCAAAAGATAAAAGGATTGTCTACTAAATGTAATAAAATTTTAATTAAAAATCCTAATGCAATGCATTATCTTGTAGCAGGACTTACTGAAAAAGCTTATATTGAAGTTGAGGGTTCTGCTGGTTATTTTGCAGGAACTATGTTAGATAAAGCTCAACTTATCATTCATGGTAATGCTGGCTGGTTTGTTGGTGATAACATGACTGGTGGAGAGATTATTGTAGATGGTTCTGCTGGTGATGGTGCTGGTCAAGGAATTTATGATGGTACTCTTGTTGTTAAAAATAGTGCAGGATCTCGTACTGGCGAGATAATGAAAGGAGGCACTGTTGTTGTTGGCGGTGATTCTGGTTTCATGACTGGTATTTTTATGATGGGTGGCCGTATTATTATCTTAGGTGATGTTGGTGAAGATGCTGGTGAATCTATTATTAGAGGAGCTATATATGTTAAAGGTTCTGTTGAAAGTTTAGGTCAAAATGCTAAGTTATTAAATATCTCTAAAGAGGATTTAGATGAACTTAAGACTACTTTGAGTAGCTATGATTTTGATTTATCTGATGAAGATTATAAAAAGTTTAGAAAAATAGTTCCTAAAAGTAAACGTCCTTTTTATGGTAATGATGAAGAAGAAGATTGTTACTGTGATTAA
- a CDS encoding glutamate synthase-related protein has translation MPFKVEKDLMLCKRNFNRPGCCWYLCDDRDENICNKCFSCLNNCPHGVYEMINGDPYPVHTKNCVGCRICEEMCPNNAINVSALANDKRGIWSYDTLNEISRKSNQGSYKIRSTGSVRSLPTFDDLVITPAQVSRPPIDKYREPCRTDVVLGGRFAEKPLKLDTPVMIGAMSFGALSKEAKMALAIGSTIAGTATNTGEGGMLPEERKLANKLIAQYASGRFGVSADYLNNADAVEIKIGQGAKSGMGGHLLGEKVTAEVSKIRNIPEGADALSPARHMDIVGPEDLSMKISQLREITNWQVPIMVKFAAGRVADDVKIAAKGGADIIVVDGMQGGTGAGPDVIMEHAGIPTLAAIVEADKALKEVNLRSSVDLVAGGGIRNGADLAKAIALGADAVYIATAALVAIGCKTCQMCFKGNCRKGIATQNIQLRHRLDYKQKGVQVARYIKAMTEEACMLVQQGGNTHITKIEKQDLKSLTLEASALTGVEMAGSN, from the coding sequence ATGCCTTTTAAAGTTGAAAAAGACTTAATGTTATGTAAAAGAAATTTTAATCGCCCTGGGTGTTGTTGGTATTTGTGTGATGATAGGGATGAAAATATTTGTAATAAATGTTTTTCTTGTTTAAACAATTGTCCTCATGGTGTTTATGAAATGATTAATGGGGATCCATATCCAGTTCATACTAAAAATTGTGTTGGTTGCAGGATATGTGAAGAAATGTGTCCTAATAATGCAATTAATGTTAGTGCTTTAGCTAATGATAAACGAGGAATATGGTCCTATGATACTCTTAATGAAATTTCAAGAAAATCAAATCAGGGTTCTTATAAAATTAGGAGTACTGGATCTGTAAGATCTCTTCCTACATTTGATGATTTAGTTATTACTCCTGCTCAGGTTTCAAGACCTCCTATTGATAAATATCGTGAACCTTGCAGGACTGACGTTGTTTTAGGTGGTAGATTTGCTGAAAAACCACTTAAACTTGATACTCCTGTAATGATTGGTGCAATGTCTTTTGGTGCTCTTAGTAAAGAAGCTAAAATGGCTTTAGCTATTGGTTCTACTATTGCGGGAACTGCTACTAATACTGGTGAAGGTGGAATGCTTCCAGAAGAAAGAAAATTAGCTAATAAATTAATTGCTCAGTATGCTTCTGGTCGTTTTGGAGTTTCTGCTGATTATTTAAATAATGCTGATGCTGTTGAGATTAAGATTGGTCAAGGTGCTAAATCTGGAATGGGTGGACATCTTTTAGGTGAAAAAGTCACTGCTGAAGTTTCAAAAATTAGAAATATTCCTGAAGGTGCTGATGCTCTTTCACCAGCTAGACATATGGATATTGTTGGTCCAGAAGATCTTAGTATGAAAATTTCTCAACTTAGGGAAATTACTAACTGGCAAGTTCCTATTATGGTTAAATTTGCTGCTGGACGTGTTGCTGATGATGTTAAAATAGCTGCTAAAGGTGGAGCTGATATTATAGTTGTTGATGGTATGCAGGGAGGTACTGGTGCAGGACCTGATGTTATAATGGAACATGCAGGAATACCTACATTAGCTGCTATTGTTGAAGCTGATAAAGCACTTAAAGAAGTTAATCTTAGAAGTAGTGTTGATCTTGTTGCTGGTGGTGGAATTAGAAATGGTGCAGATTTAGCTAAAGCTATTGCTCTTGGTGCCGATGCAGTTTATATAGCTACTGCTGCTTTAGTTGCTATTGGTTGTAAAACTTGCCAAATGTGCTTTAAAGGGAACTGTAGAAAAGGTATTGCTACTCAAAATATACAATTACGCCATAGACTTGATTATAAACAAAAAGGAGTTCAAGTTGCTAGATACATTAAAGCTATGACTGAAGAAGCTTGTATGTTAGTTCAACAAGGGGGTAATACTCATATTACTAAAATTGAAAAACAAGATCTTAAATCTTTGACACTTGAAGCTTCTGCTTTAACTGGTGTTGAGATGGCAGGTTCTAATTAG
- a CDS encoding MATE family efflux transporter: protein MNRDKKDQNNGINKKNTKNSSTCNNIENSTTDYNIENTSTEINIENNINNNDFDSNDFEETEGVSTILGDPKKAILKLSGPMIIAMMITSLYNLIDGVWVAGLGQNALAAVGFITPIFMVVIGFSNGLGAGATAVISRFIGEGSKDKANNAAIHIILLTIIFTIIIMVSLGLFLRPILEMLGAGVTVNLALAYGNIVFAGSIFIVFTAAAYGILRAEGNVKKTTYAMSLGAILNIILDPLFIYTWGYGIAGAGIATVLSMAVSSFIILYWFKKDTYIRISLKFFDFSKDILKKILAVGIPAGAEFLIMAILAGSLNMILVSVSGADAVAIYSSGWRVLMIAIVPIISVSISVVAIVGASFGARRYENFSIIQNYSIKIGTIISIITAVSTFILAPYIAMLFTYSPETAALNGPITDFLRVMALFYLFVPMGSTAASIFQGVGKGLDSFMLTAIRELLLVVVFAYILAIPLGMGQYGVWWGIVIGNIIGSLIALIWSKLYIKKVVAIKGGENEALE, encoded by the coding sequence ATGAATCGGGATAAAAAAGATCAAAATAATGGAATTAACAAAAAAAATACTAAGAATAGTAGTACTTGTAATAATATTGAGAATAGTACTACTGATTATAATATTGAAAATACTAGTACTGAAATTAATATTGAGAATAATATTAACAATAATGATTTTGATAGTAATGATTTTGAAGAAACTGAGGGTGTTTCTACTATTCTTGGAGATCCAAAAAAAGCTATATTAAAGTTGTCTGGACCAATGATTATAGCTATGATGATCACCTCATTATACAATCTTATAGATGGTGTATGGGTAGCTGGACTTGGTCAAAATGCACTTGCTGCTGTTGGTTTTATAACTCCTATATTCATGGTAGTCATCGGTTTTTCAAATGGTCTTGGTGCTGGAGCTACTGCTGTTATATCAAGATTTATAGGTGAAGGAAGTAAGGATAAAGCTAATAATGCTGCAATACATATAATATTGCTTACAATAATATTCACAATTATAATAATGGTTTCTTTAGGCTTGTTTTTAAGACCTATTCTTGAAATGCTTGGTGCAGGAGTTACTGTTAACCTTGCACTTGCCTATGGTAATATTGTCTTTGCAGGGTCTATATTTATTGTATTTACAGCAGCTGCTTATGGAATACTTCGTGCAGAAGGAAATGTTAAAAAAACTACTTATGCAATGTCTTTAGGAGCTATTCTCAATATAATTCTCGATCCTTTGTTTATATATACTTGGGGTTATGGAATTGCAGGTGCAGGGATTGCAACTGTGTTATCAATGGCTGTTTCAAGTTTTATTATTCTTTACTGGTTTAAGAAGGATACTTATATTAGAATATCCTTAAAATTTTTTGATTTCAGTAAAGATATTTTAAAAAAGATTTTAGCCGTTGGTATTCCTGCTGGTGCTGAGTTTTTAATAATGGCAATACTTGCAGGTTCTTTAAACATGATTTTAGTATCTGTTTCTGGAGCTGATGCTGTAGCTATTTATTCATCTGGTTGGAGAGTTCTTATGATAGCTATTGTTCCAATAATATCAGTATCTATTTCTGTTGTAGCTATTGTTGGAGCTTCATTTGGTGCTAGAAGATATGAAAATTTCAGTATTATTCAAAACTACTCTATTAAAATTGGAACTATAATATCTATTATTACAGCTGTATCTACATTTATTCTTGCACCATATATAGCAATGTTATTTACATATTCTCCTGAAACAGCTGCTTTAAATGGCCCTATAACTGATTTTTTAAGAGTAATGGCTCTATTTTACCTTTTTGTCCCAATGGGTTCAACTGCAGCTTCTATTTTCCAAGGTGTTGGTAAAGGATTGGATTCTTTCATGCTTACAGCTATAAGGGAGTTATTGCTTGTTGTTGTATTTGCTTATATATTAGCTATTCCTCTTGGAATGGGTCAATACGGTGTATGGTGGGGAATTGTAATTGGAAATATAATTGGAAGTTTAATAGCACTGATATGGTCTAAATTATATATAAAAAAAGTTGTAGCTATTAAAGGTGGGGAAAATGAAGCTTTAGAATAA
- a CDS encoding DUF2115 domain-containing protein, which translates to MFKELNEFKSRKNILKKDLMEIIKKLANRISVHDLMLATVILREEGKYVQSSYREGYFEIYIKYFIMRIKDVREDKNYYNSKISNESDFLEAIELLETQFKNKELYENDKFPLIYTIISLYTTFILNEPIHPIGTPFPGNLKVTYENGTYFCPVKDKQKENPNAVCRFCIAKQSDF; encoded by the coding sequence ATGTTTAAAGAACTTAATGAATTTAAATCAAGGAAAAACATTTTAAAGAAAGATTTAATGGAAATTATCAAAAAATTAGCTAATAGAATTTCTGTTCATGACCTTATGTTAGCTACTGTAATATTAAGAGAAGAAGGGAAATATGTTCAATCAAGCTACAGAGAAGGATATTTTGAAATCTATATAAAATACTTTATTATGAGAATAAAAGATGTAAGAGAAGATAAAAATTATTATAATTCAAAAATATCTAATGAATCTGATTTTTTAGAAGCTATTGAATTGTTAGAAACACAATTTAAAAATAAAGAATTATATGAAAATGATAAATTTCCCCTAATTTATACAATAATCAGTTTGTATACTACCTTCATATTAAATGAACCAATACATCCTATTGGAACTCCTTTTCCAGGAAATTTAAAAGTTACTTATGAAAATGGAACTTATTTTTGTCCTGTAAAAGACAAGCAAAAAGAAAATCCAAATGCAGTTTGTAGATTCTGCATAGCTAAACAATCTGATTTTTAA
- the npdG gene encoding NADPH-dependent F420 reductase has product MKIAIIGGTGDQGLGLALRYAKSGEDVVIGSRKAEKAENAVAEIENLLGKTNIENLEGLSNPDATIIADIIILTVPLQAQKATLDSIKDYVDGKIIIDATASLSSNIGGSPTEFVEVWEGSAAERTAAILKDKDVSIVSAYSNICSSSLMNHEEKIDCDCLVCGDDDESKLKAIELVNKLPGVNAIDCGPLSRTKIVEKITPLLIGLNIKNKSHHAGIRITGLDKK; this is encoded by the coding sequence ATGAAAATTGCTATTATAGGTGGAACCGGAGATCAAGGATTAGGATTAGCTTTGCGTTATGCAAAAAGTGGTGAAGATGTTGTTATTGGCTCAAGAAAAGCTGAAAAAGCAGAGAATGCAGTTGCTGAAATTGAAAATCTTTTAGGTAAGACAAATATTGAAAACTTAGAAGGATTGAGTAATCCTGATGCAACAATTATTGCGGATATAATTATATTGACTGTACCTCTTCAAGCTCAAAAAGCTACTTTAGACAGTATAAAAGATTATGTGGATGGTAAAATTATTATTGATGCAACTGCATCACTTAGTTCTAATATTGGAGGATCACCAACTGAATTTGTAGAAGTTTGGGAAGGTTCTGCAGCTGAAAGGACTGCAGCTATTTTAAAAGATAAGGATGTAAGTATTGTGTCTGCATATAGCAATATTTGTTCCTCAAGTTTGATGAATCACGAAGAAAAAATTGATTGTGATTGTTTAGTTTGTGGAGATGATGATGAATCTAAATTAAAAGCAATTGAACTTGTTAATAAACTTCCAGGAGTTAATGCAATTGATTGTGGACCTTTATCAAGAACTAAAATTGTTGAAAAAATTACTCCTTTGTTAATAGGTCTTAATATTAAAAATAAGTCTCATCATGCAGGAATTAGAATAACTGGTTTAGATAAAAAATAA